GTCGCCGCAGCCGGGCCCATGGTCGCGGCCTGTCGGGTGACCGACGCCGACGGCAACGGCGTGCCCGAGGTGGAGGTGCAGGACCGCTACGGCAACACCTACCGCTTCTAGGCCGGGCGGCGCGCGCCGCCCGGCTAGGCTTCCGCCCCCCACGTCGCATAGACTGACGGCGTGAGCGAACGACTTTTCTGGCAGGACCCCTACGCCACCGCCTTCACGGCCACGGTCACGCGCGTCCGGGAGGAGGGCGGCCGCTTTCTGGTCGAGCTCGACCGCACCCTCTTCTACCCCACCTCGGGCGGCCAGCCCCACGACACCGGCACCCTGGGCGGGGTGCGGGTGCTGGACGTCTTCGAACCCGAGAAACACGGCCAGCGCATCGTGCACGTGCTGGAGGCGCCGCTCGAGGAAGGCGCCGCGGTGGAGGGGAAGATCGACTGGACCCGCCGCTACCGCCACATGCAGCGCCACACCGGCCAACACGTCCTCAGCCAGGCCTTCCTGCGCGCGGCGCAGTGGAACACCATCGCGGTGAGCCTGGCGGGGCCGGAGATCCACATCGACTTCGACGTCTGGCCGGGCCCCGGGGCGGCCGAAGAGGTGCTCGCCGAGGCCGAGGCGCTGGCGAACTGGGCCGTCTACGCCAACCTGGCGGTGAGCGCGCGCGAGGTGCCCGAGGCGCAGGTGCCGCTGTTGCCGCTCCGGCGCATGCCCAAGGTGCGCGGTTCGGTGCGGGTGGTCCAGATCGAGGACTGGGACCTCGCCCCCTGCGGCGGCACCCACCTGCGCAGCACCGCCGAGGCGGGGCCGATCAAGCTGCTGGGCTTCGAGAAGGGCAAGAAGAAGACGATTCGGGTCTACGCCCGCACCGGCTGGGAGGCGCTGGAGGACTACGCCGCCAAGCACCGCACCCTGAAGGCGCTGGCCGGGCGCTTCTCGGCGGGGGTCTTCGACGTGCCCGAACGGGTGCAGAAGCTCGAGGACGAGCTCTACGCCGCGCGCGGCGAGGCGCAGGCGCTGGCCGCGGAGCTGGCGGAGCACTATGCCCGCGAGCTGGCGCAGGCGGGCTTCCCGGCGGCGCGCCAGGTGCCGCTGGCGGCGCTGGCGGAGACGGGGCGGCGGGTCGCCGAGTGGCCGGGGGCGCTGGCGCTTCTGGCCGCGCTCGAGCCCGGCGGCGAACACGCGCGGCTGCTGCTGGTGGCCCACCCCGACCGCGAAGCCGAGCTGCGGTCGCTGTGGCGGGAGCGGCTCGAGCCCCTGGGGGCCAGGGGCGGGGGCCGCGGTCACATACAGGGGCGGCTCGCGGCGGGTAAACTGCAGCTTGCGCTCGAAGCGTTCTCGGGCGCGGCAAAGGAGAACCCATGAGCACGACGCACCCCAAACCCCTCGGCGACGCCGTCTTGGACCTGAAGCCCGGCGACCGCCTCTTCGATCCCCAGGCCCACAGGGGCTACCTGATCTACGGCATCCGCATCTACGACGACTACGACCACGGCATGCTCGACACCTACTTCGACCTCATCGCCGAAGACGGCACCCACGTAGTGCTGCAGGGGCTGGCCATCAGCCGCTGGGAAAAGCTCTGAAGCGAGGGCGCCACGGTAAGGCGGGCCACGGCCCGCCCTTTTTTCACCCGGTACAATGGCGCATGACAAAGGAGGCGGCATGCGCGTGCTCACAATCCTTGGTCGGGTCCTCGCGGGCCTGATCGTCCTGGTCCTGCTGCTCGCCGTGGGCGGCTACTACTACCTGAAGAACGCCACCCTGCCCCAGACCAACGGCCGGCTCGTCACCCCCGGCCTCTCGGCGCCGGTGGAGATCCTCCGCGACGCCAACGGCATCGTCCACGTCAAGGCCGCGAACGAGCACGACCTCTTCTTCGGTCAGGCGGTGGCCCACGCCCAGGAGCGGCTGTGGCAGATGGAGTTCCAGCGGCGCATCGGCGCCGGCCGGCTCGCCGAGGTGCTGGGCGAGGCGGCCGTGCCCACCGACAAGTTCCTGCGCACCCTCGGGGTCTACCGCGCCGCCGAGCAGGCCTACGAAAACCTGCCGGACGACCTGAAGGCCATCGTCGACGCCTACGTGGACGGGGTCAACGCCTACCTGGCCACGAACCCGCCGCTGCCGCTCGAGTTCAAGCTGCTCGGCTTCGAGCCCGAGCCCTGGACGCCGGCCGACGTGCTGGTGTGGCAGAAGATGATGAGCTACGACCTCAGCGGCAACTACGAGGAAGAGCTGCAGCGCTACCGGCTGCTGGCCCGCGGGCTCAGCAAGGCGCGCATCGAGGCGCTCATCCCCGGCTATCCGGCCGCGGCCCCCACGATCGTGCGGCGCATTCCCGAGCGGCTGCGCCCGCGGCCTGTCCGCGAAACGGCCCCGGCCCCCGCGCCCCAGGGCGCGGCCTGGGTGGAGGAGCTGCTGGCGCTGGCACGCACCCTCCCCAGCAGCCTCGAGGCCTCGAACAACTGGGTGGTGGGCCCCGAGCGCAGCACCACCGGCAAGCCGCTGCTCGCCAACGACCCCCACCTGGGGCTCTCGGCCCCCTCGATCTGGATGCTGATGGAGCTCGAGGCCCCCACCTACCGCGCCACCGGCGCCACCTTCCCGGGGCTGCCCACGATCGTCATCGGCAAGAACGAGCGCATCGCCTGGGGGGTGACGAACCACGCCGCCGACGTGCAGGACCTCTACGTGCTCGAGGAGGCGGAGGGCGGCTACCGCTACCGGGGCGAGGTGCGCCCCTACCACCTCCGGCGCGAGACGATCGCGGTCAAGGACGCCGACCCGGTGGTGCTCGAGGTGCGCGAGACCGTCTACGGTCCGGTGATCTCCGACGTCGTGGGCGCCCCCGAAGGACAGGCGCTGGCGCTCCGCTGGGTCAGCCTCGAGCCTAGCGACGAGACGATGGCCGCCTTCTACGGCATCGGCAAGGCGGCGAACTGGGAGGAGTTCACCGCCGCGCTTTTGCGCCTGAAGGCCCCGAGCCAGAACTTCGTCTACGCCGACGTGGAGGGCAACATCGGCTACCTCGCCCCGGGCAAGATCCCGGTGCGCAAACCCGGCCACTCGGGCAAGTACCCGGTGCCCGGCACCGGCGAATGGGACTGGGTGGGCTTCGTGCCCGCGGAGGCCCTGCCCCGGACCTACAACCCGCCCGAAGGGTACATCGTCACCGCGAACAACCGCTCGACCCCCGAGGGCTGGCCCTACACCTTCACCCACGACTGGGCCCCGGGCTTTCGGGCCGCGCGCATCGAGCAGCTGATCCGCGCGAGACCCAAGCTGAGCCCCGAGGACTTCGCGCGCATCCAAGGCGACGAGGTCAGCCTGATGGCCCGGAGCTTCCGCCCGGTGCTCGAGCGCCTGCGCCCCCAGAGCGAACGCGCCGCCGAGTGGCACAGGAAGCTGCTCGCCTGGGACGCGAACGAAACCGCCTCCAGCACCGAGGCCACCGTCTTCCAGGCCTGGTACGCGGAGCTGGCGCGGCTGCCCGAAGCCGAGGTGGGCCAGGCCTACTGGAACGAACCCCTCTATCTGAAACGCGCGCTGCTCGAAGGCGATCCCGCCTGCGACGCCCGCGGCGTGAGCTGCCTGGACTTCGCCGCCCAGGCGCTGGAGCGCGCCCTGGCGCGCCTCGACGCCCTGGGCGGGATCGTCCCCTGGGGGCAGCTCCACCCCGCGGTCTTCGATCACGGGGTGATGACCCACCAGCCCCAGCTGCGCCGCTTCTTCGACCGCGAGATCGCCCACGGCGGGGACCGCTTCACCGTCAACATGGGGGCCTACGACTTCGCCACCTTCCGGATGAACCACGGACCCAGCTACCGCGAGATCGTGGCCCTGGGCCTCCCCGAACAGAGCTACTGGATCCACCCGATGGGCCAGTCGGGCAACGTCCTCAGCCGCCACTACGCCGACCTGCTGCCGCTTTGGGCGAACGTCGAGTACCTGCCGATGGGTACGGGGGAACCGGTGGCGCGGCTGGTGCTCGAACCCTAGCGCCGACGCTAGAGGTACTCCGCCCGGTCGGGCTCGTCTTCCCAGAGCGCGGGCAGCCGGCCGGGGCGGCGCCAGACCTCCCAGCGCGCCCCGTCCCAGGCGTAGGCGCCGGGCCGAGGATGGTCGAGGTAGTCGAGGTGCATCGCCTCCCCGTAGGCCCCCGCCTCGAGGAAGGCCACGGCGTCGCCCTCGCGGGGCACCGGCAGCTCCACGTCGCGCGCCAGCACGTCGCCCGACTCGCAGGCGGGGCCCGCCAGGTCGTAGACCGCGGTGCGCTCGGAGGCGTAGAGCGGCCGCACCGGGTGGCGGGCGCCGTAGAGCAGCGGCCGCAGGAAGGCGGTCATCCCGGCGTCCAGCAGCAGGTAGCGCCGGCGCGTCCGCTTTTCGGCCCAGACGCGCGCGACCAGCACGCCGGCGTCGGCGACCAGGGCGCGGCCGGGCTCGATCCACAGCTCCGCCCCGTAGGCCCGCGCCAGCGCGAACATCCCCGGGGCCAGGTCCCGCGGGTCCAGGTCGAGGCCGAAGCCGCCCCCCAGGTCGAGCACCTCCAGGGGACCCACCCGCTCGCGCAGCCGCTGGAGCACCTCGAGCCGGGCGGCGAAGTCCGCGGGGTTGTGCAGGTTGGAACCCAGGTGCACGTGCAGGCCGCGCATCTCCAGACCGAGTTCGCGTCCGCGCGCGAAGACGTCGGGCCAGTCCTCGGGCAGCACCCCGAACTGGCTGTCGCCGCGGCCGGTGGCCAGGTGGGGGTGGGTGTCCACGGGCAGGTCGGGGTTGAGCCGCAGCAGCACCCGCGCCTCCGGCAGACGCTGCGCGATCCGCTCCAGGTCGGCCCGGGAGTCGGCGACCAGCGTGGGCACCCCCGAGCGCGCCAGCTCCCCCAGCACCTCCGGTGGCTTGACCGGGCCGTTCAGCACCACCTCGTCGGGCATGAAGCCGGCCACGTAGGCGCGCACGACCTCGCCCAGGCTCACCGCCTCCGCACCCAGGCCCTGCGACCGCAGGCGCTCGAGCAGGCGCAGCCGCGGGTTGGCCTTGAGCGCGTAGAAGACGCGGGCCGTCGGAAAGGCCTCCAGGTAGCGGCGGGTCCGCTCCTCGATGCGGCGCAGGTCGTAGGCGTAGAAGGGGGTGGGCACGCGCCCGAGGAGGTCGTGCAGCGCGCGCATGAAGTCCTCGGGGGGCTCGTAGGGCATGCCTTACGATACCCCGCCGTTGTATCCTGATCCCATGCCGCTCATCGGGGTGACCAGCCAGACCGGCCGCACCGGCCGGGTGAACGTGACGCCGTTGTGGGGCGTGCGCGAGCCCTACCGGGCCGCCCTCGAGGCCCAGGGCGCCGGCGTGGTGGTGCTGCCGCCGCAGCCGGAGCCGCGGCTCGAGGGCGTCCTCGCGCGCCTCGACGGCCTGCTCCTGCCCGGCGGGGCCGACCTCGACCCGCGCCACTTCGGCGAGGACCCACACCCGCGGCTGGGTCCGGTGGACCCCGCGCGCGACGAACTCGAACTCTTCGCCGCCCGCTGGGCCGCCGAGCACGGGCTGCCCACCCTGGGCGTCTGCCGCGGGGCCCAGGTGGGGGCGGTCGCCCTCGGCGGCAGCCTCTACCAGGACCTGGAAAGCGCCGGCTTCACCCGGATCGGCCACGACCAAACGGCCCCCGCCCCGGCGCTCTGGCACACCGTCGAGCTGGAGGAGGACCGCTGGCTCGCCCCGCTCTTCGGCCGCCGCTTCCGCACCAACAGCTACCACCACCAGGCCATCCGCGACCCGGGGCCCTTCCGCGTCCTGGCGCGCGCGGCCGACGGCGTCATCGAGGCCGCCGACCTGCCCGACCACCCCTTCTTCCTGCTCGTTCAGTGGCACCCCGAGCTGCTGCCCGACCACTGGGGGCTGTTCGGCCTGCTCGTGGAAGCCGCCGCGGGCCGCCGCGCCTCGGCGGCCGACTGAAGCGCGCCCGGCCCGCGGGGTTCTTCCGGGCTAGCTCCGCGGGTCCAGCGCGTCGCGCACCGCGTCGCCCAGCAGGTTCCAGCCCAGCACGAAGAGCGCGATGGCCATGCTCGGCCAGAACCAGACGAACCAGTACTTCAGCGGCTCGCCTCCGGGGTTGGAGATCCAGCTGCGGGCGAAGCTGATCATCTGCCCCCAGTCGGCGTAGCCCACGTCGGCCCCCAGCCCCAGGAAGGCGAGCGTCGAGGCGGTGATTACGATCGCGCCGATGTCGAGGCTGGCCAGGATGATCATCGGTCCGATGGCGTTGGGCAGGATGTGCTTGAAGAAGAGCCGGCCGGAACCCGCGCCCACCGCGTGGGCGGCGGAGATGTAGTCCTGGGCCTTGACCTGGAGGATGTTCCCGCGCAGCATGCGCGCGTAGATGGGCCAGGCCACCAGGGCGATGGCGATCATCGTCTTGATCAACCCGCGGCCGAAGATCGAGGCGAAGACCATGGCCAGCACCAGGCCGGGGATCGAGTAGACGACGTCGACGAGCCGCATCAGCAGGTTGTCGAGCCAGCCGCCGAAGAGCCCCGCGAGCCCCCCGACGACGGTGGCGATGACGAGCACGATGCCCACCACCAGCACGCCGATGTAGAACGAGGTGCGCGCCCCCCAGACGATGCCGTAGTAGATGTCGTAACCCCCGCTGGCGATGCCGAGGGGGTACTTGGCGCTGGGCGGCTTGGGCACCGGCGAGTAGCTGACCCGGGGGATCTTGTAGCAACTCTCCGGCGGGGCGAAGGTGGCCCGCCAGAAGGCGGGGTGCGCCGGGCTGCGCAGCGCCGTCCGCGCCTCGCTGCGCCCCAATCCCAACTCACGCACGCACCCCCGGGGCAGCCGGTCGGCGGTCAGCACCGGCGCCAGAACGGCCATTCCCGCGAAGAAGAGCAGGATCACCAGGCCGGCGAGCGCCAGCGGGTTGCGGCGGAAACGGCGGAATCGCTTGCCCTCGAACCAGCGTTCCCGCTTGGGCCCGGGCGCGACGGGGCTACTCATAGCGGATCCTCGGATCGACGATCACGTAGGCCACGTCCACCAGCAGGTTGGCCGTGGCCATGATGAGGCCGATCAGCATTACGAAGGCGAGCAAGGTGGTCACGTCGAGTTGCAGCGCCGCCTTGGCCGCCCACTCGCCCAGACCGGGGAAGTTGAAGATCAGCTCGATCACCACGATGCCGCCGATCATCCGCCCCAGCATGGGCCCGGCCATGGTGATCACGGGGATCAGCGCGTTGCGGCGCGCGTGCTTGTAGACCACGGTTTTTTCGGCCAGTCCCTTGGCGCGGGCGGTGCGCACGTAGTCCTTGCCCAGCTCGTCGAGCATCGAGGACCGCATCACCCGCATGATGCCGGCGCTGACGACGATGACCAGCGCCGTCGCGGGCAGGACGAGCCGCTTCAGGGCTTCGAGGGCGATGTCCGGGCGGCCGTTGAGCAGGCCGTCGATCGTGAAGAGGCCGGTGTACCTGCGGAAGTCGCCCCCGGCCAGCTCGATCAGCAGCGAGCTGG
This genomic stretch from Oceanithermus profundus DSM 14977 harbors:
- the lysA gene encoding diaminopimelate decarboxylase, producing MPYEPPEDFMRALHDLLGRVPTPFYAYDLRRIEERTRRYLEAFPTARVFYALKANPRLRLLERLRSQGLGAEAVSLGEVVRAYVAGFMPDEVVLNGPVKPPEVLGELARSGVPTLVADSRADLERIAQRLPEARVLLRLNPDLPVDTHPHLATGRGDSQFGVLPEDWPDVFARGRELGLEMRGLHVHLGSNLHNPADFAARLEVLQRLRERVGPLEVLDLGGGFGLDLDPRDLAPGMFALARAYGAELWIEPGRALVADAGVLVARVWAEKRTRRRYLLLDAGMTAFLRPLLYGARHPVRPLYASERTAVYDLAGPACESGDVLARDVELPVPREGDAVAFLEAGAYGEAMHLDYLDHPRPGAYAWDGARWEVWRRPGRLPALWEDEPDRAEYL
- a CDS encoding ABC transporter permease; amino-acid sequence: MFNYIARRLLQIPVVLFVLSLIIMGLMQLLSPEQRAAAFVTSDKQIENLDLIIEKYHLREGFAVQYKLWAGEVLRGNLGFSRISKEPVLTTIRKRFPASMELALAAFVPIVLVGVWLGTQAATHRDSLLDQALRVVAIVGWSLPTFVVAIWLVAWVYGGLGWFGIGRLPSSLLIELAGGDFRRYTGLFTIDGLLNGRPDIALEALKRLVLPATALVIVVSAGIMRVMRSSMLDELGKDYVRTARAKGLAEKTVVYKHARRNALIPVITMAGPMLGRMIGGIVVIELIFNFPGLGEWAAKAALQLDVTTLLAFVMLIGLIMATANLLVDVAYVIVDPRIRYE
- a CDS encoding gamma-glutamyl-gamma-aminobutyrate hydrolase family protein; this encodes MPLIGVTSQTGRTGRVNVTPLWGVREPYRAALEAQGAGVVVLPPQPEPRLEGVLARLDGLLLPGGADLDPRHFGEDPHPRLGPVDPARDELELFAARWAAEHGLPTLGVCRGAQVGAVALGGSLYQDLESAGFTRIGHDQTAPAPALWHTVELEEDRWLAPLFGRRFRTNSYHHQAIRDPGPFRVLARAADGVIEAADLPDHPFFLLVQWHPELLPDHWGLFGLLVEAAAGRRASAAD
- a CDS encoding ABC transporter permease → MSSPVAPGPKRERWFEGKRFRRFRRNPLALAGLVILLFFAGMAVLAPVLTADRLPRGCVRELGLGRSEARTALRSPAHPAFWRATFAPPESCYKIPRVSYSPVPKPPSAKYPLGIASGGYDIYYGIVWGARTSFYIGVLVVGIVLVIATVVGGLAGLFGGWLDNLLMRLVDVVYSIPGLVLAMVFASIFGRGLIKTMIAIALVAWPIYARMLRGNILQVKAQDYISAAHAVGAGSGRLFFKHILPNAIGPMIILASLDIGAIVITASTLAFLGLGADVGYADWGQMISFARSWISNPGGEPLKYWFVWFWPSMAIALFVLGWNLLGDAVRDALDPRS
- a CDS encoding penicillin acylase family protein, whose translation is MRVLTILGRVLAGLIVLVLLLAVGGYYYLKNATLPQTNGRLVTPGLSAPVEILRDANGIVHVKAANEHDLFFGQAVAHAQERLWQMEFQRRIGAGRLAEVLGEAAVPTDKFLRTLGVYRAAEQAYENLPDDLKAIVDAYVDGVNAYLATNPPLPLEFKLLGFEPEPWTPADVLVWQKMMSYDLSGNYEEELQRYRLLARGLSKARIEALIPGYPAAAPTIVRRIPERLRPRPVRETAPAPAPQGAAWVEELLALARTLPSSLEASNNWVVGPERSTTGKPLLANDPHLGLSAPSIWMLMELEAPTYRATGATFPGLPTIVIGKNERIAWGVTNHAADVQDLYVLEEAEGGYRYRGEVRPYHLRRETIAVKDADPVVLEVRETVYGPVISDVVGAPEGQALALRWVSLEPSDETMAAFYGIGKAANWEEFTAALLRLKAPSQNFVYADVEGNIGYLAPGKIPVRKPGHSGKYPVPGTGEWDWVGFVPAEALPRTYNPPEGYIVTANNRSTPEGWPYTFTHDWAPGFRAARIEQLIRARPKLSPEDFARIQGDEVSLMARSFRPVLERLRPQSERAAEWHRKLLAWDANETASSTEATVFQAWYAELARLPEAEVGQAYWNEPLYLKRALLEGDPACDARGVSCLDFAAQALERALARLDALGGIVPWGQLHPAVFDHGVMTHQPQLRRFFDREIAHGGDRFTVNMGAYDFATFRMNHGPSYREIVALGLPEQSYWIHPMGQSGNVLSRHYADLLPLWANVEYLPMGTGEPVARLVLEP
- a CDS encoding alanyl-tRNA editing protein, producing MSERLFWQDPYATAFTATVTRVREEGGRFLVELDRTLFYPTSGGQPHDTGTLGGVRVLDVFEPEKHGQRIVHVLEAPLEEGAAVEGKIDWTRRYRHMQRHTGQHVLSQAFLRAAQWNTIAVSLAGPEIHIDFDVWPGPGAAEEVLAEAEALANWAVYANLAVSAREVPEAQVPLLPLRRMPKVRGSVRVVQIEDWDLAPCGGTHLRSTAEAGPIKLLGFEKGKKKTIRVYARTGWEALEDYAAKHRTLKALAGRFSAGVFDVPERVQKLEDELYAARGEAQALAAELAEHYARELAQAGFPAARQVPLAALAETGRRVAEWPGALALLAALEPGGEHARLLLVAHPDREAELRSLWRERLEPLGARGGGRGHIQGRLAAGKLQLALEAFSGAAKENP